From a region of the Haloferax volcanii DS2 genome:
- a CDS encoding GmrSD restriction endonuclease domain-containing protein, which yields MAIYVDDPLNSNDEDWDISKFHSDSEYFVKRPPYQRKTVWDTGKKKELIDSFVRQLYVPPVVIRQVVLDGNDLRLEVVDGQQRITAIQEFFEDEFALPDSPELRELNPEHEIAGKRYSELSEDVQEYIDSQCSLKVIKLRGIDDPDDKRHQELATKVFWRLQQGEHLTNIEKNHSKTYSPVRNFIVQTADDISFDRENYESRDDNPNRHEFFTLLARNNDRLQQLSLLARFILIEIDEGPTKVTGKEVTKLFDCKREGFTVHEDLEEFKQRDEIQRVQRMLDLLTELYRDTDLKNGNGEIEFLNKEYFILSLYSLIRELEYGDYNFGRDNYDEVRDFTEEWFKRFEVEDTDDSEMLQFKEARQQNRGAVNKRHYILENAFWETEPDIQETDSQRAFSRAQRIKLFIESDRICEMCVEEGKTEEEAKVSWSNWDADHIEEHSQGGQTVLENARVLCPHHNRSR from the coding sequence CGAAGACTGGGACATCAGCAAGTTCCACAGCGATAGCGAATACTTCGTTAAGCGACCACCCTATCAGCGAAAGACCGTCTGGGATACCGGAAAGAAGAAAGAACTAATCGACAGCTTCGTTCGCCAACTCTACGTTCCGCCTGTCGTTATCCGGCAAGTCGTCCTCGACGGTAACGACCTCCGTCTCGAAGTCGTCGACGGCCAACAGCGAATTACCGCGATTCAAGAGTTCTTCGAGGACGAATTCGCACTCCCCGATAGCCCCGAACTCCGTGAACTCAACCCGGAACACGAGATTGCTGGGAAACGATACTCCGAACTTAGCGAGGACGTCCAGGAGTATATTGACTCTCAGTGTTCGCTCAAAGTCATCAAGCTGCGCGGCATCGACGACCCCGACGACAAGCGCCATCAGGAGTTAGCCACGAAGGTATTCTGGCGACTCCAGCAGGGCGAACACCTGACCAACATCGAGAAGAACCACAGTAAGACCTACAGCCCCGTTCGGAACTTCATCGTCCAGACGGCCGACGACATCAGCTTCGACCGGGAGAACTACGAAAGCCGTGACGACAACCCCAATCGCCACGAGTTCTTCACGCTTCTCGCTCGGAACAACGACCGACTTCAGCAACTCTCACTCCTTGCTCGCTTCATCCTGATTGAGATTGATGAAGGCCCGACGAAGGTCACCGGGAAGGAGGTCACCAAACTATTCGATTGCAAGCGCGAGGGGTTCACTGTCCACGAGGACTTAGAAGAGTTCAAACAACGCGATGAGATTCAGCGCGTTCAGCGGATGCTCGACCTCCTTACGGAACTGTACCGAGATACCGACCTGAAGAACGGGAACGGAGAGATAGAGTTCCTAAACAAGGAGTACTTCATCCTCAGCCTGTATTCGCTCATCCGTGAGTTAGAGTACGGCGATTACAACTTCGGGCGGGACAACTACGACGAGGTTCGGGACTTCACCGAGGAGTGGTTCAAGCGGTTCGAAGTTGAGGATACAGACGACAGCGAAATGCTCCAATTCAAGGAGGCTCGCCAGCAGAACCGAGGAGCAGTCAACAAGCGACACTACATCCTCGAAAACGCCTTCTGGGAGACAGAGCCCGACATTCAAGAGACGGACAGCCAACGGGCATTCTCCCGAGCGCAGCGAATTAAGCTCTTCATCGAGAGTGACCGCATCTGCGAGATGTGCGTAGAGGAAGGGAAAACCGAAGAGGAGGCAAAAGTGTCTTGGAGTAATTGGGACGCCGACCACATCGAGGAACACTCACAGGGCGGCCAGACTGTTCTCGAAAACGCACGGGTCCTCTGCCCCCATCATAATCGGAGCCGATAG
- the xerA gene encoding site-specific tyrosine recombinase/integron integrase, giving the protein MGAEPGSSKIYDNKHDEVNYFITRKHATGRSERTLNSYSRILREFFHDQFPDLSPSEVEIRHVEDYLMALTDRGVSQNSKKKYLEVLSSFYGYTLKRPQFEGITSNPAAVVMEEIPRVRPDRPDCATWENACKLINAIPDPRDKTVTIILAKTGARLLEVLSIEEDDVDLEKGFIRLRERKGGKQTVVPIDDETIYAIKRYQFVNADLDSPYLFTSNKGGRLSKERIRREVKAAADRAGVAPKEERRFEKKFTPHTFRTVFTTLMRKQGMKPYILKYIRGDAKTETMDIYTRVDRDEAKEEYLNCIKEIGL; this is encoded by the coding sequence ATGGGGGCCGAACCCGGTTCATCGAAAATCTACGACAACAAGCACGACGAAGTCAACTACTTCATCACTCGAAAGCACGCGACCGGCCGGAGCGAAAGAACGCTCAACTCCTACAGTCGCATCCTCCGTGAGTTCTTCCACGACCAATTCCCAGACCTCTCACCCAGTGAAGTCGAGATTCGACACGTCGAAGACTATCTAATGGCGCTCACAGACCGGGGCGTCTCCCAGAATTCGAAAAAGAAGTATCTGGAAGTCCTCTCCAGTTTCTACGGCTATACGCTAAAACGGCCGCAGTTCGAGGGAATTACCAGCAACCCCGCTGCGGTCGTAATGGAGGAGATTCCCCGGGTTCGTCCTGACCGTCCAGACTGTGCGACATGGGAGAACGCCTGTAAACTCATCAATGCGATTCCCGACCCGAGAGACAAGACCGTCACCATCATCCTCGCCAAAACCGGCGCTCGACTGCTGGAAGTCCTCTCCATCGAAGAGGACGACGTCGACCTCGAGAAGGGATTCATTCGACTCCGAGAACGCAAGGGAGGTAAACAGACTGTCGTCCCAATCGATGACGAGACCATCTACGCCATCAAACGCTACCAGTTCGTCAACGCCGATTTGGATTCGCCATATCTCTTCACAAGCAACAAAGGAGGACGGCTCTCGAAAGAGCGGATTCGACGGGAAGTGAAAGCCGCCGCCGACCGCGCCGGCGTCGCCCCCAAAGAAGAACGACGGTTCGAGAAGAAATTCACACCTCACACCTTCCGCACCGTGTTCACTACGCTAATGCGGAAACAAGGAATGAAGCCGTACATTCTGAAATACATCCGTGGAGACGCTAAGACCGAGACGATGGATATCTACACTCGGGTAGACCGTGACGAAGCGAAAGAAGAGTACCTGAACTGCATCAAGGAAATTGGACTCTAA